A stretch of the Deinococcus misasensis DSM 22328 genome encodes the following:
- a CDS encoding alginate O-acetyltransferase AlgX-related protein: MRVVSLLFALLAGQALAQTQDNCEAVKKDFLILPSGQIIHRSRLSFVYRPLSERTLAHLSVLQQALEQQGSKLVVLPIPYLEHILNPDLVPHNNPTAYLKSYQQVIQQFQKTRILTIDLLPPAVELRKQQPFMFETLYDVHWSQAGLDLAAQVTAQTIQQQFPALSREIQQDGAKITVTGTFKNFGKSERSLQKACKDFPLKGDVFNTYTLGGDSSDLLSDQEPAVVLLGTSYSARPPGLGFDHSLSMALNAPLENHALNGSGAMGSLFEFFALHRPPSMVIWELPLYQINRQEADINSLGPDNLNQVLAYVVRQDAQPLWSMRGQSQGKRLHVDFDAQIPERPWTVFTLKLLNVEDKAFILNITYTDASTQKMEFDRWHGTNFKDYAFVVPAGKKIKSVDVDIDSDKNVDFEVSLVSSTLNLPALPN, from the coding sequence ATGCGTGTTGTCAGTTTGTTGTTTGCTTTGCTTGCAGGACAAGCCCTTGCCCAGACCCAGGACAATTGTGAAGCCGTCAAAAAAGATTTTTTGATCCTTCCTTCTGGGCAGATCATCCACCGTTCAAGATTGAGTTTTGTCTACCGTCCTCTTTCTGAACGAACCCTGGCTCACCTGTCGGTGCTGCAACAAGCCCTTGAACAACAAGGGAGCAAACTGGTTGTGCTTCCCATTCCTTATTTGGAACACATTCTGAATCCTGACCTTGTGCCACACAACAATCCAACGGCTTACCTGAAAAGCTACCAGCAGGTCATTCAGCAATTTCAAAAAACCCGCATTCTCACCATTGACCTGTTGCCTCCAGCAGTGGAGCTCAGGAAACAACAGCCTTTCATGTTTGAAACGCTTTACGACGTGCACTGGTCCCAGGCTGGACTGGATCTGGCTGCACAAGTGACAGCCCAAACCATCCAGCAGCAATTTCCTGCCCTGTCCAGAGAAATTCAGCAGGATGGAGCCAAAATCACTGTCACCGGGACCTTCAAAAACTTTGGCAAATCTGAGCGGAGCCTGCAAAAAGCCTGTAAGGATTTTCCACTGAAAGGGGATGTTTTCAACACTTACACATTGGGCGGAGACAGTTCAGACCTGCTGTCCGATCAGGAACCTGCAGTGGTTTTGCTGGGCACCAGTTACAGCGCGAGACCACCTGGTCTGGGCTTTGATCACTCCCTTTCAATGGCCCTCAATGCTCCTCTGGAGAACCATGCTTTGAATGGAAGTGGTGCCATGGGCAGTTTGTTTGAATTCTTTGCCCTGCATCGTCCACCTTCCATGGTCATTTGGGAGCTTCCCCTGTACCAGATCAACCGGCAGGAAGCAGACATCAACTCTCTGGGGCCAGACAACCTCAATCAGGTGTTGGCTTATGTGGTGCGACAGGATGCACAGCCATTGTGGTCCATGCGGGGTCAAAGCCAAGGGAAGCGTTTGCATGTTGATTTTGATGCTCAAATCCCTGAACGTCCCTGGACGGTTTTCACACTGAAACTGTTGAATGTTGAAGACAAGGCCTTCATCCTCAACATCACTTACACCGATGCAAGCACCCAGAAGATGGAATTTGATCGTTGGCATGGAACAAACTTCAAAGACTATGCTTTTGTGGTGCCAGCAGGCAAAAAGATCAAGTCGGTGGATGTGGACATTGACAGCGACAAAAATGTGGATTTTGAAGTGTCACTGGTGTCCTCCACCCTGAATCTCCCTGCTTTGCCCAACTGA
- the csaB gene encoding polysaccharide pyruvyl transferase CsaB: MKVLLSGYYGFDNTGDEAILLAITRELKAMGHEPMVLSNNPEQTEAFTGAKAFPRMKPQGLLPALLKCDVLLSGGGGLLQDKTSSRNLTYYLTVIQTAKLFGKRVAVFNQSIGPLTEEGKKRIQGPLQRTVNIVRDQKSKGLLDSLGLKSHLGGDPALLLQPSKTLPRDPNRVVIAPRGDETDITDRLKPVVRDLTARGFKVQVISFHPHVDDVAARALQQAGQNVEVLSTSDPQLALDHISAAGHVIGVRLHAVILAAAARVKFTGIHYDPKVEGFCADALMPTFPRDFNPADVLNVVIRDTQPDWSGVEAMTVRARESFRVAVEG, translated from the coding sequence ATGAAGGTCCTCCTGAGCGGTTATTACGGCTTTGACAACACCGGAGATGAAGCCATCTTGCTGGCCATCACCCGAGAACTGAAAGCCATGGGCCACGAACCGATGGTCCTCAGCAACAACCCAGAGCAAACCGAAGCGTTCACAGGCGCAAAAGCCTTCCCTCGCATGAAACCGCAGGGTTTGCTGCCTGCCTTGCTCAAGTGCGATGTGTTGCTCTCTGGCGGAGGAGGCCTCCTGCAAGACAAAACCAGCAGCAGAAACCTGACCTACTACCTCACGGTGATTCAGACCGCCAAGCTGTTTGGAAAGCGGGTGGCGGTGTTCAACCAGAGCATTGGCCCCCTGACCGAAGAAGGCAAAAAGCGCATTCAGGGTCCTTTGCAGCGCACCGTCAACATTGTGCGGGACCAGAAAAGCAAAGGTCTGCTGGACAGCCTCGGGCTGAAATCCCATCTGGGCGGAGATCCTGCCTTGCTGCTCCAACCTTCCAAAACCCTGCCCAGAGACCCCAACCGCGTGGTGATTGCCCCCCGTGGAGACGAAACCGACATCACCGACCGCCTGAAACCCGTGGTGCGAGACCTGACCGCACGGGGATTCAAAGTGCAGGTCATTTCCTTCCACCCTCATGTGGACGATGTGGCCGCTCGCGCTTTGCAACAAGCCGGACAGAACGTGGAGGTGCTCTCCACCAGCGATCCACAACTGGCTCTGGACCACATCTCGGCGGCAGGCCATGTGATCGGGGTGCGCCTGCATGCGGTGATTCTGGCAGCAGCGGCTCGGGTCAAGTTCACCGGCATCCATTACGACCCCAAAGTGGAAGGTTTCTGTGCAGATGCCCTGATGCCCACCTTTCCCAGAGATTTCAACCCTGCAGACGTGCTGAACGTGGTCATCCGTGACACCCAGCCTGATTGGTCCGGGGTTGAGGCCATGACGGTGCGTGCCAGAGAAAGTTTCCGGGTGGCTGTAGAGGGATGA
- a CDS encoding septum formation initiator family protein, with product MKRPPILMVILSVLAGLGIIQMTVLIGYSIYRTVEFHQQINELEGRVSLLKQDVADLKNMRQKSYDPEFLRQLARCQGFVGEKEEILVDKNARQDVNEAECRLPVLRP from the coding sequence ATGAAACGCCCTCCCATCCTCATGGTCATTTTAAGTGTGCTGGCCGGTCTGGGCATCATCCAGATGACTGTGCTCATCGGGTACAGCATTTACCGCACGGTGGAGTTTCACCAGCAGATCAATGAACTGGAAGGTCGGGTGTCCCTGCTCAAACAGGATGTTGCAGACCTCAAAAACATGCGCCAGAAGTCCTACGATCCAGAGTTCCTGCGCCAGTTGGCCCGCTGTCAGGGCTTTGTTGGAGAGAAAGAAGAAATTCTGGTGGACAAAAATGCCCGTCAGGATGTCAACGAAGCCGAGTGCCGTCTTCCAGTCTTGCGCCCTTGA
- a CDS encoding M20/M25/M40 family metallo-hydrolase gives MLDDLVRIARTPAPSHQEHRRAELVSTMWRELGFSPEQDEVGNVFLKLGPAEGKALLLSAHLDTVFGFDVPHTVHEKNGRLVGPGIGDNSASLTVLTQFLKNLKPEQLKKPLWVLANVGEEGLGDLKGIKHFLQHHHQSIHRYIALDGYLGMVVTQTVGSKRYRVVFKTQGGHSWGDSVPSAIHALGAAITQLYALPLPRDPRTTLNVGTVAGGTSVNTIAGHAEFLLDLRSLDVHHLTQLEAKALDLIRNAAREVGASVDLERVGNRPAGDLNNHELVKLIRTAGSRMDLDFRQVASSTDANAAVTYGIPAVAMGVYLGGNAHRTDEWVQPSSLKVGLGLVQQVVEAYQRL, from the coding sequence GTGCTAGATGACCTTGTGCGTATTGCCCGCACCCCTGCGCCGTCCCATCAGGAACACCGTCGGGCTGAACTGGTGTCCACCATGTGGCGGGAGTTGGGGTTTTCTCCAGAGCAGGATGAAGTCGGAAATGTTTTTCTGAAGCTGGGTCCTGCAGAAGGCAAAGCCTTGTTGCTCAGTGCCCACCTGGACACCGTGTTTGGTTTCGATGTCCCACACACTGTGCACGAAAAAAATGGTCGTCTGGTGGGGCCGGGCATCGGAGACAACAGCGCCAGCCTGACCGTGCTCACCCAGTTCCTGAAGAACCTGAAACCAGAGCAGTTGAAAAAACCCCTCTGGGTGCTTGCCAATGTGGGAGAAGAGGGACTTGGAGACCTCAAGGGCATCAAACATTTCCTGCAGCACCACCACCAGAGCATCCACCGCTACATTGCACTGGATGGGTACCTCGGGATGGTGGTCACCCAGACGGTGGGATCCAAACGGTACCGGGTGGTCTTCAAAACACAAGGGGGGCACTCGTGGGGCGACAGTGTGCCTTCTGCCATTCATGCACTGGGGGCTGCCATCACCCAGCTTTATGCCCTGCCTTTGCCCAGAGATCCCCGCACCACCCTGAATGTGGGTACGGTTGCTGGTGGGACCAGTGTGAACACCATTGCAGGCCATGCAGAATTCTTGCTGGATTTGCGTTCTCTGGATGTGCACCACCTCACCCAACTGGAGGCCAAAGCGCTGGACCTCATCCGCAATGCTGCCCGTGAAGTGGGTGCCAGTGTCGACCTCGAACGGGTGGGCAACCGTCCTGCTGGAGACCTCAACAACCATGAACTGGTCAAACTGATCCGCACTGCCGGATCCAGAATGGATCTGGATTTTCGTCAGGTGGCCAGCAGCACCGATGCCAATGCAGCTGTGACTTACGGGATTCCTGCAGTGGCCATGGGGGTTTATCTCGGTGGAAATGCCCACCGCACCGACGAGTGGGTTCAGCCTTCCAGCCTGAAAGTGGGACTCGGGTTGGTGCAGCAGGTGGTGGAGGCTTACCAGAGGCTGTAA
- a CDS encoding thioesterase family protein: MPKPIVTDIQIRFGDTDMLGHINNAAYVQYLEVARMQLVQEALKSGVPSFNFVLAHISLDFKREIKLGKKVTIESLITRIGNSSFEMAYSVLADGVVCATAKSVQVGIDPAQMTAAPLPEPVRQFLQGFMGPQEEVECH, translated from the coding sequence ATGCCCAAGCCCATCGTTACCGACATTCAGATCAGGTTCGGAGACACCGACATGCTTGGTCACATCAACAACGCCGCTTACGTTCAGTATCTGGAAGTGGCCCGAATGCAACTGGTGCAGGAGGCCCTGAAAAGTGGCGTCCCGAGCTTCAATTTTGTTCTGGCCCACATCAGTCTGGATTTCAAGCGCGAGATCAAATTGGGAAAAAAGGTTACAATCGAAAGTCTGATCACCCGCATTGGGAACAGCAGTTTCGAGATGGCCTATTCTGTGCTGGCAGACGGGGTGGTGTGCGCCACCGCAAAAAGCGTGCAGGTCGGGATTGATCCTGCACAAATGACCGCTGCCCCACTCCCTGAACCGGTTCGGCAGTTTTTACAGGGCTTCATGGGCCCACAGGAGGAAGTTGAATGTCACTGA
- a CDS encoding ABC transporter substrate-binding protein produces MKPSKKHFLLLGLTAALMSCGGQGDKNANTLLSLSFGDWSRFDPAYCYDSACGEVIQNTLETLLFYDGESADKYVPMLAAEVPTVENGGISEDGLTYTIKLNSDAKFSNGEPVTAEDVEYSIERMMVYSTDIGPAVLLTEPLLGRAEPVREGNFSFEQIDQSVEATDSNTVVFKLAKPFAPFLGVLATYPSAVYSKADAIEKGDWDGTDGTWQEFTNLAEGSGKLDQGPVGSGPFTIERYDVGQAVSLIRNENYWREAPKLERVVIQSVADENTRIKMLEAGDADMALPNAMTPSALPQLEKNDKLSVEKASGLNLSGLFMNQKISKQGTNYLGSGKLDGKGIPADFFSDINVRKGFATAFDYDAYIKEVTQNLSQRAGTVLIEGLPGYSADLPAYTYDPEASAEYFKKAWNGEVWENGFTLPVFYNSGNIGRQRALDILRTTLQKINPKFQLEVRELAFSQLLSQASNNQMTVWAGAWGADYADPHNFAQPFLQSTGNYGVQVGYKNEALDQLITEAVASTDNDRRTELYQQIARQGYEDAAFIPLGQPLNTYVQNKNVQGRLKNPMFAGDYYYTISKD; encoded by the coding sequence ATGAAACCCTCGAAAAAACATTTCTTGCTGCTCGGTCTGACCGCTGCCTTGATGTCTTGCGGTGGACAGGGCGACAAGAATGCCAACACTTTGCTCAGCCTGTCTTTTGGAGACTGGTCCCGCTTTGATCCCGCTTACTGTTACGACTCTGCCTGCGGTGAAGTGATCCAGAACACCCTCGAAACCCTGCTGTTCTACGATGGCGAAAGCGCCGACAAGTACGTGCCCATGCTGGCTGCCGAAGTTCCCACCGTGGAAAACGGAGGCATCAGCGAAGACGGCCTCACTTACACCATCAAACTGAACAGCGACGCCAAATTCTCCAATGGGGAGCCTGTGACCGCCGAAGATGTGGAATATTCCATCGAGCGGATGATGGTTTACTCGACGGACATTGGTCCTGCAGTGCTTTTGACCGAACCCCTTCTGGGCCGGGCTGAACCTGTGCGGGAAGGCAATTTCAGCTTTGAACAGATTGACCAGTCTGTGGAAGCCACCGACAGCAACACGGTGGTATTCAAACTGGCCAAACCTTTTGCCCCCTTCCTCGGGGTGCTGGCCACCTACCCGAGCGCCGTTTACTCCAAAGCAGACGCCATCGAGAAAGGCGATTGGGATGGCACAGACGGCACCTGGCAGGAATTCACCAACCTTGCAGAAGGCTCAGGCAAACTCGATCAGGGGCCTGTGGGCTCTGGTCCGTTCACCATCGAACGCTACGATGTGGGACAGGCGGTTTCCCTGATCCGCAATGAAAATTACTGGCGTGAAGCCCCCAAACTGGAACGGGTGGTCATCCAGAGCGTCGCCGATGAAAACACCCGCATCAAAATGCTGGAGGCTGGAGACGCCGACATGGCCCTGCCCAATGCCATGACCCCCTCAGCCCTGCCCCAACTGGAGAAAAACGACAAGCTCAGCGTGGAAAAAGCCTCTGGTTTGAACCTGTCCGGGTTATTCATGAACCAGAAGATCAGCAAGCAAGGCACCAATTATCTGGGCAGTGGCAAACTGGACGGCAAAGGCATTCCAGCCGACTTCTTCAGCGACATCAATGTGCGCAAAGGCTTTGCCACGGCTTTTGATTACGACGCCTACATCAAAGAGGTCACCCAGAACCTCAGCCAGCGTGCAGGCACCGTGCTGATCGAAGGATTGCCCGGTTACAGCGCAGACTTGCCCGCTTACACCTACGATCCAGAAGCTTCTGCGGAATACTTCAAGAAAGCCTGGAACGGCGAGGTGTGGGAAAACGGCTTCACCCTGCCGGTGTTTTACAACTCGGGCAACATTGGACGCCAGAGGGCTCTGGACATCCTGAGAACCACCCTTCAGAAAATCAATCCCAAATTCCAGCTTGAAGTGCGTGAATTGGCCTTCAGCCAGTTGCTTTCTCAGGCTTCCAACAACCAGATGACCGTGTGGGCCGGGGCTTGGGGCGCAGATTACGCCGATCCTCACAACTTCGCACAACCCTTTTTGCAGTCCACAGGCAACTATGGGGTGCAAGTGGGGTACAAAAACGAGGCTCTGGATCAACTCATCACTGAAGCCGTCGCGAGCACCGACAACGACCGCCGCACCGAGCTGTACCAGCAAATTGCCCGTCAGGGATACGAAGATGCTGCGTTCATCCCTCTGGGGCAGCCCCTCAACACCTATGTGCAGAACAAAAACGTGCAGGGTCGCCTGAAAAACCCCATGTTCGCTGGCGATTACTACTACACCATCAGCAAAGACTGA
- a CDS encoding sensor domain-containing diguanylate cyclase: MNLRLKSFLVLGLSAALVALVLYVFVQELLKSTFQNTEGITERTRITRVMEDLQYEANTLYEINFADWAVWDDSYNFIENQNQAFVDNNLTIEALHGLRLSVVGYYDLNLKLVKEVWMDWEQVSYLPRPEWMTQPFVTNLQKKQKGLVNTPNGLLAFSVAPIRDSLSRKPANGHLLMGRFLHQSTLNAIGERNHLKVSLQSLQQQPEITRQLKTESLVVVPSAKSLTSYALFRDVNNKPIYVLKIVGNRVLSPVLTSTRRSLTLTIVTMMLLTALLPLVLLNRTVLSRMAGLSEAVRDIRLTQDPRARLPENSRDELGMLSHDINHLLASLEGSRVQLQNREQYFRILSETSSDALLLLDEQSRILHIGGSLHHLLPELEVRLGERVPLQVVAEDQPHVQRFWEEVLHSPGHEVQLEARYLTSGEPVWLEIFARNLLHDPVIQGVVVNLRDITERKTHEERVRHMAFHDALTGLYNRHYLWAEGQKWLDEHPQASFFFMDLDRFKQVNDTFGHEAGDVLLRTVVQRMQQAAPETGIWFRLSGDEFGLLLPGVHAREAHLTAQTILKVVQEPVPLSQGIASVGISIGIALVPEHGRDLQTIVRIADHAMYQAKEKRNTFIFQGG; the protein is encoded by the coding sequence ATGAATTTGCGCTTGAAAAGTTTTCTGGTTCTGGGGCTCAGTGCTGCACTGGTGGCTCTGGTGCTTTATGTTTTCGTGCAGGAATTGCTGAAATCCACCTTTCAAAACACCGAAGGCATCACCGAACGCACCCGCATCACCCGGGTGATGGAAGACCTGCAATACGAAGCCAACACCCTCTATGAAATCAATTTTGCGGACTGGGCCGTGTGGGACGACTCTTACAACTTCATTGAAAACCAGAATCAGGCCTTTGTGGACAACAACCTCACCATTGAAGCCCTGCATGGCCTGCGTCTGTCGGTGGTTGGTTATTACGACCTGAACCTGAAGCTGGTCAAAGAAGTGTGGATGGACTGGGAGCAGGTCAGTTATCTGCCCCGTCCAGAGTGGATGACCCAACCGTTTGTGACCAACCTTCAGAAAAAACAAAAAGGGCTGGTCAACACACCGAACGGTTTGCTGGCTTTCTCTGTCGCCCCCATTCGGGACAGCCTGTCCCGAAAACCAGCCAATGGCCACCTCTTGATGGGTCGCTTTTTGCACCAGAGCACCCTCAATGCCATTGGAGAACGCAACCACTTGAAGGTGTCCCTTCAATCTTTGCAACAGCAACCCGAAATCACCCGGCAACTGAAGACCGAGTCCCTTGTGGTGGTGCCTTCTGCAAAAAGCCTGACTTCCTACGCCCTGTTCAGGGATGTGAACAACAAGCCCATTTATGTGCTGAAAATTGTGGGGAACCGGGTGCTTTCTCCGGTGCTGACCTCCACCCGCCGTTCTTTGACCCTGACCATCGTGACCATGATGCTGCTCACTGCCCTGTTGCCTCTGGTGCTGCTGAACCGCACGGTGCTGTCCCGGATGGCCGGCCTGAGTGAAGCGGTGCGTGACATCCGTCTGACCCAGGATCCCAGAGCCCGCCTTCCAGAGAACAGCCGGGACGAACTCGGGATGCTCAGCCACGACATCAACCACCTACTGGCCAGTCTGGAAGGTTCACGGGTGCAATTGCAAAACCGTGAACAGTACTTCCGGATCCTCTCTGAAACCAGTTCAGATGCCCTGCTGCTGCTCGATGAGCAATCCCGCATCCTGCACATCGGAGGCTCTTTGCATCACCTGTTGCCCGAGCTTGAAGTCCGTCTGGGCGAACGGGTGCCTTTGCAGGTGGTTGCAGAAGACCAACCCCATGTCCAGCGGTTCTGGGAAGAAGTGCTGCACAGTCCCGGCCATGAAGTGCAGCTTGAAGCCCGTTACCTCACCTCTGGAGAGCCGGTCTGGCTGGAAATTTTTGCCCGCAACCTGCTGCACGATCCGGTGATTCAGGGGGTGGTGGTCAACCTGCGCGACATCACCGAACGCAAAACCCACGAGGAACGGGTGCGTCACATGGCTTTCCATGATGCCCTGACCGGACTGTACAACCGCCACTACCTGTGGGCGGAAGGCCAGAAATGGCTGGACGAGCATCCACAGGCTTCGTTCTTTTTCATGGATCTGGACCGCTTCAAGCAGGTCAACGACACCTTCGGCCATGAAGCTGGAGATGTGCTGCTGAGAACCGTGGTGCAACGCATGCAACAAGCTGCGCCTGAAACGGGGATCTGGTTCCGGCTCTCTGGGGACGAGTTTGGCCTGTTGCTGCCGGGTGTGCATGCCAGAGAGGCCCATCTGACTGCACAAACCATCCTGAAGGTGGTTCAGGAACCGGTACCGCTCTCTCAAGGCATTGCCAGTGTGGGAATCAGCATTGGCATTGCTCTGGTCCCCGAGCATGGCCGGGACCTGCAAACCATTGTGCGCATTGCCGATCACGCGATGTATCAGGCCAAAGAAAAGCGCAACACCTTCATTTTTCAGGGGGGATGA
- a CDS encoding prepilin peptidase → MNPTDYPTAFIITVAVILGALVGSFTNVLIYRIPRSESIAFPPSHCPKCDHQLSPLDLVPVLSWVSLGGKCRYCKAPISSQYPIIESISALGYGLLAYFFPLQDVGPSLLGLFFFFTVLLAISVIDLQTYTIPDSLSLVGLLVGLGFSWVNQTQGGYFFQLPGLKDAFTAALYGAGILTLVGNFGSYLLRRFKEAKYPSTPIDYQTLSLGALVGLWFGPWWAAGAVMLAMLVNLAARRYIRIPDFITLPGILISLGVKVYLGMDANLINTILVSLQNLLAGAGIAALIAGFYWWLAPEPEDDIPEEDYDPIAMGFGDVKLLAMIGAFVGISNVFVSLVLAIVAGAVLGILIFAITRNRKIKFGPFLAIGGFVALIYGPALTDWYTGMLLGGM, encoded by the coding sequence GTGAACCCAACTGATTACCCCACTGCATTCATCATCACGGTTGCTGTGATTCTCGGGGCTCTGGTCGGCTCTTTTACCAACGTGCTGATTTACCGGATTCCAAGGAGCGAATCCATCGCCTTTCCCCCCAGCCATTGCCCGAAGTGCGACCACCAGCTCAGCCCTCTGGATCTGGTTCCGGTGCTGTCGTGGGTGTCTCTGGGTGGAAAATGCCGTTACTGCAAAGCCCCCATCAGCTCCCAGTACCCGATCATCGAGAGCATTTCTGCACTCGGGTATGGCCTGCTGGCTTACTTTTTTCCTTTACAGGATGTGGGTCCCAGCCTGCTCGGGCTGTTTTTCTTTTTCACGGTGCTGCTGGCCATCAGCGTGATTGACCTGCAAACCTACACCATTCCTGACTCGCTCAGTCTGGTGGGTTTGCTGGTGGGTCTGGGCTTTTCATGGGTGAACCAGACACAAGGCGGGTACTTTTTTCAATTGCCCGGCCTCAAAGATGCTTTCACGGCTGCACTGTATGGAGCAGGCATCCTGACACTGGTTGGGAATTTCGGTTCTTACCTGTTGAGACGCTTCAAAGAAGCCAAATATCCGTCCACCCCCATCGATTACCAGACCCTGAGTCTGGGGGCTCTGGTGGGCCTGTGGTTCGGTCCGTGGTGGGCAGCAGGTGCAGTCATGCTGGCGATGCTGGTCAATCTGGCCGCCCGCAGGTACATCCGCATTCCGGACTTCATCACCCTGCCGGGCATCCTGATCAGCCTCGGGGTGAAAGTGTATCTGGGCATGGATGCCAACCTGATCAACACCATTCTGGTCAGCTTGCAAAACCTGCTGGCCGGAGCGGGCATCGCTGCCTTGATCGCTGGATTTTACTGGTGGCTTGCCCCAGAGCCCGAAGACGACATCCCAGAGGAAGATTACGATCCCATCGCCATGGGTTTTGGTGATGTCAAATTGCTGGCCATGATTGGGGCTTTTGTGGGCATTTCCAATGTGTTTGTCAGTCTGGTGCTGGCCATTGTGGCCGGAGCAGTGCTCGGGATTTTGATTTTTGCCATCACCAGGAACCGCAAGATCAAATTTGGTCCTTTTCTGGCCATTGGGGGGTTTGTGGCCCTGATTTATGGACCTGCCCTGACAGATTGGTACACTGGAATGCTGCTGGGTGGCATGTGA
- a CDS encoding ROK family protein: protein MSLIGVDLGGTKIAVAVVQDGTITHKSVEPTPRDGWVSVLDQIARQVEELKQHVPGVETVGVGLPGPLDFKQGMVKFAPNIYGFENVPVRSYLSEKLGMHVDIENDANAAALGEGVYGAGRGTDSSVFITISTGIGGGIVLNGRVIRGAHGVGGEIGHVTALPYGTVAGSGVVGGLEALCSGTAIARDATFALNKPTTTAEAFQLAQEGHPIAKRVVETAMTHIGILVANLQLTIDPEVFVLGGGVSSVGDYFLNFVREVAIDRLGNFDVRPELRLAALGTDAGVIGAALAGRRF from the coding sequence ATGTCACTGATCGGCGTAGACCTAGGAGGCACCAAAATTGCAGTTGCAGTGGTGCAGGACGGAACCATCACCCACAAGAGCGTGGAACCCACCCCCAGAGATGGCTGGGTCAGCGTTCTGGACCAGATTGCCCGCCAGGTGGAAGAACTCAAGCAGCACGTGCCCGGCGTGGAAACCGTGGGTGTGGGGCTGCCGGGCCCTCTGGACTTCAAGCAAGGCATGGTGAAGTTTGCTCCCAACATCTACGGCTTTGAAAATGTGCCTGTGCGCAGCTACCTCTCTGAGAAACTCGGCATGCATGTAGACATCGAAAACGATGCCAACGCTGCCGCTCTGGGCGAAGGGGTGTACGGTGCTGGTCGTGGCACGGACTCCAGCGTGTTCATCACCATTTCCACCGGCATCGGTGGAGGCATTGTGCTCAATGGCCGCGTGATCCGTGGTGCACACGGTGTAGGCGGCGAAATCGGACACGTGACTGCCCTGCCTTACGGCACCGTGGCCGGTTCAGGCGTGGTGGGGGGCCTTGAAGCCCTGTGCAGTGGCACCGCCATTGCCAGAGACGCCACCTTTGCCCTGAACAAACCCACCACCACCGCCGAAGCTTTCCAGTTGGCCCAGGAAGGACACCCCATTGCCAAACGGGTGGTGGAAACCGCCATGACCCACATCGGCATTCTGGTGGCCAACCTGCAACTCACCATTGACCCTGAAGTGTTCGTGCTCGGGGGTGGGGTCAGCAGTGTCGGAGATTACTTCCTGAACTTCGTGCGCGAAGTGGCCATCGACCGACTGGGCAACTTCGATGTGCGTCCCGAGTTGCGTCTGGCCGCTCTGGGCACCGACGCTGGTGTGATTGGTGCTGCTCTGGCAGGCCGCAGGTTCTGA